DNA sequence from the Schistocerca americana isolate TAMUIC-IGC-003095 chromosome 2, iqSchAmer2.1, whole genome shotgun sequence genome:
ACGTGCTTGACCACAGGGTAGGGGACGTGCTTGACCACGGGGTAGGGGACCGGCCGCTCCACGGGGTACGGCACGTGCTTCTCCACCTTGTACGGCACCGGCACCACCTTCTCTACGGGGACCGGCACCTTGACCTCGCGGGTGATCTCGACGGTCTTGCCGATGTCGTAGCCGCCGGAGCCCAGGGACAGGCCGCCGCCGTAGCCGAGGCCGCCCCCGTAGCCGATGCCCCCGCTGTAGCCGAAGCCGCCTAGGCCGCCGTAGCCCAGTCCGCCGTAGCCGAAGCCCAGCAGGCCGCGCTTCTCGTGGTGCTTCTCGGACTCCTCCGCCTGGGGCTCCTCCACGGCCTGCGCCGCCTCCTCCACCGGCTCCGCCTCTACGGCCTCCGGCTGCTCTTCGCACACGGCCACCGCCACGCACAACAGCAACGCTACCTGCAAAACCACGTGATATCAGTAAATGGTGTCTTCGCACTTTCATTTCACATTCATAGTTTGTCGCATGTGACATCGTACACGTGGGATTCACACCGACGTTTGAGCCATATGAAGTAGGTCTACCGGACCTCGTAATCACCAATTTCAACGAGTCTTAGGAATGTTGTACATCAGTAGTCATCGAACTTTTTTTGTTCAAGTGCCAACACTGATGTTGTAGGATAGCCTCTCGGGccgcatataccgggtgatcaaaaaaagtcagtataaatttgaaaactgaataaatcacggaataatgtagacagagaggtaaaaattgtcacacacatgcttggaatgacatggggttttattagaagcaaaaatatacaaacattcaaaaaatgtccgacagatggcgcttcatctgatcagaatagcaataattagcataacaaagtaaggcaaggCAAAGCTGATGTTCTAtacaggagatgctcaatatgtcccccataattcctcaataatagctgtagtcgaggaataatgttgtgaacagcactgtaaagcatgtccagagttatggtgaggcattgacgtcggatgttgtctttcagcatccctagagctgtcggccgatcacgatacatttgcgacttcaggtaaccccaaagccaataatcgcacggactgaggtctggggacctgagcaagtggcggctgagcacacgatcatcaccaaacgacgagcgcaagatatctttcacgcgtctagcaatatggggtggagcaccatcctgcataaacatcgtacgttccagcaggcgtttatcagccaggctggggatgatgcgattctgtaccacgattgtcatgcgcagtcactgacgttttgctgtccttcgccatctgtcggacattttgtgaacttagttttttttttttaggttctaataaaaccccatgtcattccaagcatgtatgtcaatttttacctctctaactacattattccgtgttttattaagttttcaaatttatactgactttttgatcacccggtataccaaTCTGATGACAGCCAAGCTGTAGCAAGGACGCGGTAAGTTGGCTTCCGgccccctcctgccccctccccctaccccccccccccccccccccaccaacctctTATACTAACCGTTAGAAGTCGGCAACAAGTGTAGACTGTTCTGTTTCAGAATGCTGCCGCCCTTAGAGACCCCAAAGTCGTGACACTGCAGTTGCGGGCGAAATGTTGTTGTATTGTGCGAACAGAAGATTaagtgattaataacagtaattgtgcTTATATTTAAAAGAATTGTGCAGTATGCAACACGATTACATatgtttactaaatattttgaCTGTCTTTTTTCTTCGAATCATAGCGTTttattacaacagccttatttaCTTTCATATTCCCTGCTTCAAATATATACCGCATTTGAAGATGTCCGTCTTTATAACTTCCGtttgaaatttataccatagcagctgatcggtacgaaACACACACGGCCATGACTTGGCAGCAATGGAAGATAATCAGTAGAACATTTCCCCGCGCCCCCTCCTCAGACCCTCTAACCCCTCAGTGGCTACTTATCCCTCTTTTCCTcggccaactttacttagctcacgaCCGAATTTACCAACTCCAGATCAAACTGAAATATTATTGTCTCtgttactattttatttattactgaTTCTGAGCAGGAAAACATTTTCTCTGAAGACGCTTTCAGAGTTAGTTGACTTTTTGAATTTGGTTGTTAGTTACTACATGCATATTATTGTAAAATACGGCAGAGAACCACGGGCCGCACGAATATTTGATTCGGGCCGCATGCAGGCCGCAGTTTGATGACCACTGTAATGTAGTTAGAGCTGCCAGAGTACCTGGCCCGCAGCTTTCCATGCGACAGCTCCTGCGATCCGAGAagatcgatgttgaagttttatgcatACTACCTACACTTGTAACGTTTGTCATGTTTCGACCATGAGCAGTGGATAAGGTTTACTGCTGTCACGCTGGCGATAAAGGCTCAAAGTGAGCATGGGTAGCTCTACTTTTTATTCAGTTTCATTGTAcaaaatatcattaaatagtatgcgtcatgcaaaattattcaaaatcgTAATTTTCGCTGTAGTAATTTCtatatcaatcattacagaaaacTTCATTCAAATGTGTGTTCCGTTCGTGGTCCGTACTTAAAATGCCAGATAGATAAAAGACATGTAAGCACCTGCACCGTAAAAATTATCTCACCCAGTTGTACTCCACTTTGCCGACGCTGTGATTTTATTTTTACAGGCACGTTTAAACTTtgacgaaaaaaattcaaaatattaccGACTTGTTGAAGACTAACAGAGAAATCGTTCGCGGGAAGATTCCATAAAAACACAGTCTTTTACCTCTGCGTCAGTTTGCATCTGCTTTAAGAGTAATGTCCAAATTCACGTGGTTCGCATAGAAGTAGATCGAAAAAAGAACAACATTTTTTTGAGTTTAAATGAAATGTGTTTTCGGATATCGCTTCTGAAAAATCGCTGTGCCAGCAGGGCATTAACTTTCATTCAATGTGCGTGgtgctctacgaatttgtgtttcggttgcttcTACTACAAATACCATCCGGATTTCTGCTCTAGAACAGGAAGCGGTgctataattaatgaaattactacggacTTCCTAGAAACTACTCAAGAGATTTTTATCTGAATTTGCACAAGCAAACGAAGGGTAGGAAATAGACAAATAGGATATCAAACACACCAGCGTGAGCTCTAGTTTTGTAAAAGTGTTTTAACtgcttaaagtaaaaaaaaaactgaagtataTTACGAATagctgctgctagctatgtaaGTGAGGTACAAAAATCACAGCATGAATTGATCTACTCTCGCTTGAACCATGTGCTCTCAGTAATAAGAAAGTACTGACTGATTTTTCAATATTATATATTTCATGCTTTAACCAAACTTGAAAAAAGTTTGAAAAGATGGTTAAATGTATTGTGAAATGATTGAGCTAAAAGAAATAAACTAGATTAGAAATGCCTTTAACGCGccattgaatgatgctcgaaatccaGTACAGCAGCTGAGATGCTCATACGTTCGTGACGTAAGGAGAGCAGTGAGTGAAATTGTAACAGACAAATATCTTTTAATGCTCGTTAAAATTCTAAGAGTGTAAGTTAAACAGCAAACTTTATATTCTCAGTCGACACCACATTCGCTGTACACGATTTCGACCTTCATTCAATGTGCCGTTCTATTTTGAGTTAGGGATACGAGAACCTTTCGGACACTCTTGCATTTCTCCTCTAGACGACAATATGAAGCCAGCAGTTAGAAATTCGGTTAGCTGTTCGTTACTTTATATTACAGTTCATCTTTTATCTGACGAAATAACCGATATGTGTGTGGGCtgcctctcctaagagtcgtcaggcgcattttctctgttgtTGTAGCTGGAATCAGTGCAAACAAATGCTGCTCACCACGTCTTTCATGAGACGCCCAGCTTTCCATTTACAAGCCATTTACAgttacaaatatctgccgaaacatcagagaaaatgggCCTGCCGACACATCGGAGAGACATCAGGTATATGCATATATGGCGTTGGTTCGGAGTAACATGCCCGGTAACAACCAGTGCCAGACTTGATTCACGTGTAGCATGCGGGGAAAGCATCAGTGTCTGCCGTTAGCGACGAGTTGGGAAATCGGCAAACACGCTATTCGGGGAACTGCAGGAAGGAAGCAAAGAGTGCAGCGAGGCTGGCGAGCCAACAGAGCGCTTTACAAACAGCCGCGGCTCCACCTGCTGTCAGCCAACCGCTAACCGTGCCGCAGATGCTGTTTGCTAAGTGGTGCGGGCAGGTACGGAAAGTTTTCAATGGCTGCTTTGTTCATCGTGAAGTGCCCGGACTGTCGGAACCGCTTTCGCTCACATGTCTGATACGCAGTCTGCCCTGTCAGAGACTTAGCGTTCCCTCATTCATGGAATTCTGCAAAAGGCACTATGAGCTGTATTCTTTGTTTGATTATTTCAGAAATGGGCAGCAGTCGAAAGCTTGTACCGGCGCTTCTAAAGCTGCTGGTAATTTAAGTGGTGCTCCCACGACGCCATTAAGTGGTGGAAAGTATGAGCTCTGATGTGTAAACTCTTCTTATAAGGGAAaggcaaatgaaaacgagacagatgcgaAAAGGTAAAAGCAGACCGTTTATTATTTGAGAAGCAATTGCCGTAAACTGTTAATATATTGTTCCCACTCCGAGTTAAGCAGTCAAcgcctttatgtgtgtgtgtgtgtgtgtgtgtgtgtgttgttcttagcataagttagcttaagtagtgtgtaagtccattgggaattcacacacatctgaacatttcacTTCTGTTGAATCCATTTCCATTTCTCCAGCTTTACGAGAAACACAAAAACGACTGACAGCAAAAGCTCGCATCGGTGATATCGGTTTGGAGGTGTTTGAGGAATTTATTGTTGGAAACTGCTATAATCTTCACTATTACCTCGGTTGCCTCAATCTCTTGAATTATAAGAACAGTAGGGATTTTTTAGGTATTGTCGTTTGAATTAAATAGCGAAACCATTGCTGCTAATACTTTCCATCGTAGTTCCTAACATAGTCTTGAGATTCAAGAGAATAAAGAGAGATTTTGAACACATATGTAACCGTACAGTAAAATTACGGAGTCTGAAGTGTCTTGTAATTGACAGATTTGCGTTTCTCTATTAGGGTTTCGGGACAGACCGAGATGGCACACTGGTTAGGCACCATTCGTATTTGGGAGGAAGACGAATCCGTTCCCTGTTTCATGTTACCATGTCTTCCCTCAATCGCGTAAGTTAaaatggttcatttcaaagggcacaTATCGCAACCTGTTGCCTTATTGTTTCTCCATCTGACCTTCAAATCTGTCTCTAACGAACTCGTTGTCGACCAAACGTTGAACgttaaccttccttccttccttccttccttccttccttccttcagtgTTTCGGAAGCTTTCGTTTCCTCCATTTCATTACCGGAATCGCACACTACATTGCACGAAGTTTTATGGCTCTTACGGTCCTCTGTTCTTCTTTTTTTCCATGGTTTTCGGCTACCGTCGGTTCCCGTTGCATTTCGATTCCTTTCCGATGATCCGCAATCAGAACAACCATGTGTATCTTCTAAGTACATTCTATATTTCTTCAGATGCCCCGACATTCTAGATTTTTAAGGCAAATAATCTCTGTGCGAAAGCGTACAATGTGGACGACCCATAATGTTACCTAAATTGCTACGTATAAAAACATCTTTGCAACTGTTAGTTTAAGtacatttgcaattttgttttctgtGTACGGAAAATTGAGTATGATCTGTAATATGTGTGAGTTTCTCGCCAAGTGGACCACAAGAAAACAGTACGTATAAGTTCTtcccaaatttcgccactaactctgTTTAAAGACCGACCATTAATTAATAATTGTGACTACTTGTATGCGTTATAGTAAAGATAATGGAACACTGCAgcacctcacacatcgaaaacgtCACAAATAAAAGGCACAGGATACAGAAAACGCACTTGAAAGTGGGAATAATTCACCGAAATACGTCgtgcaaaataaaatgaaaataaaatcgtgactggtagcagaaaacttACCGCATAAACAAATCTATTGCTTTTGCAGTCGCAGGTATTCGCCAAACATTTCTAACGTGTGAAATCAAACTAATTTAGATGACACTTGAAACCCGCAGTGACTTTTAACGCTCTTATAGAAATGACGGCACTGCGAGATTCGTCACGGGGTGTTATAAGAAGCATCAGTCGCAATATCCTTAACAAATTCCATTGAGAGATGAGAAAACTGACGCTTTGTAATATATTTAAGATTCTGAGATCCTTCCTTCCGAGAGAAAATACAGCTTTATCTACCACAAGCACGGCGTAGTCCTTTTAGCGTATCATGGGATAGGAAGACGCACTTATGATGACTGTACGAAGAAAAGTGGATCTAGTAAGACGAAAAAAGAAAATACTATTAAACTCTTGCCAAATTAACAGCGTCGGGGAACAATCACTATTAATCTTACACTTGTCACAGTAATCTTACTGAAAGCAAATGGGTTAAAATTCCTCTTAGGGAGAGCCTGGAGATGTGGCATTTAGAACTCTTATAACGCGGAATGGCTCGGTAAAACAATCTTCTGAAACATAAGAAGTACCACGCAATTTTAGGAACTAATTTTTACGTAAGTATTAGCATAAGATTACCTACCAAAGAGAATGGTAGTTCAGAGTGATTGGAAGAGAGTGAGAATTATGGTGGGAGAAGAGGCAGTGCGACTGGCTACTAACAACAAGAAAAGAAAGCATGAGTGGTGGACGGATGAATGTGAGAATGCATTCGAGACCAGGAGGAAAGCGTGGATGAAATGGAAATCCTGTAAAAAGCAAGAAGACTGGGCGAAATTCCAGAATGCGATAAAAACTGCAAGCAAAACGATCAGAGGACTGGATGCTACAACACATGCAATAATAAAGGAAACGTTGAGTGACACTACTGCCGGGATCAGGCATCGCAGTACGATGTCAGACGGCTTCGAAATAAAAACAGGAGTCCGGCAAGGGGATGGGCTGTCACCAATTGTATTTAACCCGGTTTTGGACGAAGTAGTGAGACAGTGGAGAcaactaaatagtaatatgaagatCAAAGGTGTGCAAATAGGGTATAAGGTCAAACATAATGCAACAGTGGACTGCAGTCACAGATGACATGGCACTCTAAAtaagacagaagaagaggcaaaggcAGAACAAAAAAATCTAGCCGAAACAGCAGAAAAGGTCGGGATGAAAATTGCATATAAGAAGACCAACACATTGAATACTGAGTCTGACTGGAAGACAGATGGCCAAGTGGTTGAGAAAGTCAacagttttcgttatttggggGAGACGATAACTGGTGGCATGCAGAGCAACAGTAGCGCAGTAGACGGGGCACAGCTTTTGCAGAAGCTTCGGTATGCGGTGAAAACAACATATGGCAAGAAAAATCTATCACGAAATGTTAAATTGGAACATTACACAGCAACTGTAAGAAATGATGCTCTGCATGTATCAGAAACGATCGCACTCGGCAAGAGAGCTTGTATACAGTTGGAGAAGGAGGAATGGAAATTTTGAGAGACACGTGGGTCATCAAAAAACATGAGGATATCTGGATACACAGAATACGACACGAACTGTATGAAAATATTGTAACCATATCGAGCGAGATACGGAGAAGGAGGTTACGAGTTGTTGGGCACATCATAAAGATGGATGAGGAGAGGTTGGCTACAACATGTTATACGGGAAAAAACTGGGTGAAGGAAGTCAGAGATGATTGGAAGGCTGTAGGAATAAAAGAAATGAATTTGCATGCAGTAGTATAGGACAGGGAGAAGCATAAAGGGCTGGTGGATGGTCTCAGGTAGCCGGATACCAAAATcaaagatgtcttaacagatgaagaaagaagcagaagaagcGAGAGAATGAAGAGGTATTTGGAAGAAAGAAGCCGTGCAGAACAAGCTACACGTGATCCTGAAGGGTcctaacgaagaagaagaagaataagaagaagaagattacCTGCAGTACTGGTGAAAACTGAAGTGTTTCACGGCAGCATGAAGCACCGCATGGCTCGACATTCGGGTGTTACAGTCATTCGCGTTCCTCTGGCTCATTAGAGCGGAATATTACTTTTATCGAGGCACACAGTGCGTTATTTAAAACTGTGAACTGAAGGTGGCAATTTCAAAGGCTGGTACGGAACACTTGTTTACGTTACGTACAGTTTTTGTGAATTACTTCAGGTTAACATTAGGATGGCTAATAGGTCGCGTTTCATTCATTCTCCTTTAGTTATAGAACTGCTTCGTGAATACATACACCATTTTACAAGGTATATTACAGAAAGCGACTATAATTTTGGGTTCAGTGGTTGTTCTCCAACGGCGAGTGCTGGAACAACGTGTGCATTTAATTTCCGCAAGAACGAAATGTGAACAAAAGATCGTATTAATCTAgtctaagaaaaagttttgaaaagagAGCACCAAAGTTTTGTGCCCACTTCTGAGCAGATTATCGGCAGAATAGTTGATGGTACACAGCCTATTACAGCAATAGCTAGTATTTCGGCTATGTTTCAAACTTAATTGTGCGACATACCATAAACTGCTTTACCTAGAAAGTTTATGTCGTTAGTAGATACAATATTCAGAATAGGTTCATCCCGCGTCGCGTCTGCATATTGCTGTCTGTGTCTCCCCATATTGGTCATTTGCTCCTCTTGTCTGAATTTTAAAAGTGACGAATTGTTATTCGTATTCCAATTGCTTAATCGCTTCCTGTAGCCGATTCCAATCAATTAAGCACGGCGTTCAGACATCCAGTAATGTTTGAATGTAAATCAGTTTTGTTTTGCTTTCCTAAAAACTGCTGACACTGCCTTCGCAGTGGGGCTGGTAGAGATAACCTCAGATCACGGTATCTGTGGGAGCTTTTAAAACCGCTCGTATAGAAACTGATATTTATAATTTTGTAGTACAATATAGGGGAGCTAGTAGTATAATACAAAGAACTgggaggagcagttgaacagaattaacaatgtcttgaaaagagcatataagatgaacaaaacCAAACGTggaacaatggtaatggaatgtagtcgggttaAATGAGGTAATGCTGAGAGAATTGGAATAGGAAATCAGACACTGTAATTTGTTATTTGTGTGACAAAATATataatgatggctgaagtagagaggatataacacgcAGACGGGCTACTGCATgaaaagcatttccgaaaatgAGGTATTTCTTTGCATCTAATATAGTTTTAAGGGATAGGAAATCTTTTTTGAAGATACTTGTTTAGAATGTGGCTTTGTGCGAAAGTGAAGCAAGGACGACAGTCATGTAGggcgagaagagaacagaagcttttgaaatgtgaagtTACAGAAAAAtagtgaagattagattggtagacggaataactaatgaggagatattgagttGAATTGGGTAAAAAAGAATGTGGTCCAACTTGGCTGAAAGAGGGAATCGGTTGAgagaacacattctgagatatcaatgaATACTCAGTTTGGTACTTGAGGGAAGtgtggggataaaaatcgtagagggaaacctaggcatgaatacagtgagcaggctcagatggatgtagtctgcagtagttattcagagataaagacGCTTGCATAGCATATGCTGCCGTGGGATCTGCATCAAAtcagtatttggactgaagaccacagcagcaacaacagtacAGTACCTAGTGTAAACGCCTGAAAATTAATCTTGGTATGTACGAGAGCCGTGAGGTAAAATAATCCAATGGTTCAACCAGTTTTGCAGGTGACCTTCGCAAAGGCACATTCCAACCACTGTCGCAGGTGACACTGGTTCACCTCGACCTTCGGCGCCTTGATGAAGACCATCTGCGCTAGTTGCTGTACGTGATCCGATGAAGACAACCTGCTAAATTAGCCGAAACGTTAGAGCATTTTCACCCAATAACGTCGTCACACacagagaaaaatatttaaattgatgCCGGCAGCTTAAACCGGCGGCTCAGATATTCACACTGTATTAATAATCACCATAATTTTGTTGCAAGGCTATGATTTACCGATAATATTCTGAAGTACAGCGTAGACGATGTTCCACCTATCCGACAGATAGTACAGCAAACGAGTAGAGGGAGCTGGTGAGGATACGAAAAGCGCGTAAAGATTCAGTCAGTGTCTTCATACTTCCCCTACGGATGCGCGGCTGTCACATGGTAGGACGGAAGATGTGTACACACCGCAGTGCGAGCTGCGGGGCGTTGAGGCAAAGGGGCGAGAGCTGGTGGCTGCCACTCACCAGGATCCTCATCGCAAGGTACTCGAATGCTGGCTGCTGCGTGTCAGCGGTCTGCGACGGTGGACTCTGGATGCCTCGTGGACCGCTCGACGAGCTTTATATAGCGGCCGGGCTGCTGGAGGGGTGCGGCTTTCGCTGGGCGCCGGTCTGCGCCTGCAGGGGAAAGCAGAGGCACGAAGGCGTGGGGCGCCGCACGAAACGCTTCCGGACGCCGGTCAGTGCAGTAGGGCCGGCTGCGGAACCGGACAGAGCAGAGCTGCCGGAAGGTCGGTCTAGCTGCCCGCCCATCTCAGTCTCACGGAACAGCATTCGCCGGCCACCTTGATTTACACCTGCCAGTAGCACAGGCTGGCGATCCGGAAATACACGGCGGCTTACTGGCAGGTGCATCGTTCTGAGTTCCTTCCGTACTCATCGGATTACGTGTCTCAGTAAATATGGTACACATTAGATTTTTTATTGAGTCACCAGTCTTGAGACTGATCTGATCCGGCCCATCACGACTTCCTCTCCTATAtgaatcttttcatctcagagtagcaactacaATCAACGTCCTCAGTTATATGCTCGGTATATTCCAGTAagtgtcttcctctatagtttttatcctctacagctccctctagtaccacgaaagttattctctgatgtcttaacagattttctatctttctgttccttcttcttgcatGTGTTTTCATAATGTTCCTTTTTACGCCGGTTCTGAAGAGAACCTCCTCGTTCTTAATTTAATCAAAccatctaattttctacattcttctgtaccatcatGGCTCAGATGTTTAGTTTTTCtttcgttccggttttcccacactccatgggCTCATTACAATACAAAGCTGGGCTCCAAATGTACGTCCTCGGAAgtcaaagcatcgcagatattctgaacaaaagcacgttgagtcgttgggcgagacgtctgtcatcatcacaatagGGTTGGGCAAATCTGTGCCATCTTCCGCATGCCGTCCGTCAGCATACAGCTGTGTCTGCTGCAGTGTTGAAACATGCGAACATTCTCACCCAAGGTGATCGACGTATTAcagacacctcactgcacaactgaatgtcTGTTGCTATTGCTGAGACACTCATCCACTAGCTAgcttactcaaaggtgtgtgcctgtggATTCCTCCTCGCTTAACAGAACACCATCTATACGGAACtacttgcgcgttacgagactgatcgtgacagttttttgtcgatcatcgtcacaggcgatgaaacatgggttcatcacttctaacccgaAAGAAATCGACAATCCGTGGAGTGGCGCATCAcctctccgaagaaaaagttcagagtcacgcttcagtcggtaaagtcatgccgatggtcttctgagactctgaagaggttattcagtttcatgtcctccctcatagtgcaacgatcaagtgtattgtgctactctgaGGCGACCGAAGTTACAGCTTGAGTGTGTTCGtccccacaaaaatgcaaacgaacttctccttctccaagacaatGCAATGCGccgcacaagtctgcgcaccctagAGGAGGGCACAAAACCTCATTGGACTGTTCTCTCTCATCCACCCTACACCctagatct
Encoded proteins:
- the LOC124595456 gene encoding cuticle protein 79-like, with amino-acid sequence MRILVALLLCVAVAVCEEQPEAVEAEPVEEAAQAVEEPQAEESEKHHEKRGLLGFGYGGLGYGGLGGFGYSGGIGYGGGLGYGGGLSLGSGGYDIGKTVEITREVKVPVPVEKVVPVPYKVEKHVPYPVERPVPYPVVKHVPYPVVKHVPYPVKVKVPIPVPIPKPYPIIIKKKVPIHIHHYSHYSHGWH